The region GCAACCTCCGGAGTCTTCATCCCGACCCATCCGGCCTGCACGTCCATCATGGCGACGAGAGGGAGGTCGCGCTGGTTGTAGAGGATGGGCGCGCCGGTGAGTCGCTTCAACTCCTGCGCTCCAGCGATGTGATCGATGTGCGCGTGGGTGATCAGGATCTGCTTGACGGTGAGGTTGTGTTTGGCGACGAGCGCCATGATGCGGCTGATGTCGTCACCAGGATCGACCACGATCGCCTCACGCGAGATCTCGTCGCCCAGGATCGAGCAGTTGCAGCGTAGCGGACCAACGGCGAGAATCTCGTGAATCATTACTTCTCCTGGGCGGTAACGGCAAAAGCAAATGCGCAGACCGAAGGGCCTGCGCATCGTGTGGAACGGCTGTAGAGCTTATTTCTTAGAGGCGGGTGCGCTCTGCTGCGTCGGCGTTCCGGACAGGACCGAGTGGTCGCGGCTGGAGGTGCGCGAGAACATGATGGTCAGGCTGAAGGACAGGATCATGAAGATCACAGTCGAGTACGCGGTCAGCTTGGTCAGGACGTTGGCTGCGCCGCGGGGACCGAAGGCGGTCTGTGAACCCTGGCCGCCGAACGCGCCGGCGAGGTCGGCGGACTTGCCGGTCTGGAGCAGGACGACGCCGATCAGGAACAGGCTGACGATGACATGGAGAGCGACGAGCAGATAAAGCAGAAAACTCATGGTGGTCCGGGCTGCTTCCTTGATGCGAGATGAGGACTGCGAAACGGGAGGATGGTCAGACCCGCAGAGCTGACCGATACCTTAACCTGCACACTAGTTTACCACTGGTTTCGCCTTTCCTCCGCATCCTTTCTCCCAAGGGAAGCCGCGCGGATGCCTCGAAAGAGGGTTCCGAAATGGCTCTTTGTGGCCTATCCGGGAAAGGCGGCGATCCGTAAGGTTAGTCCATCACGAGAGAACCGATCACTCACCGGGAGTTGCCGCCCGGTTCACCGATTCAGGCTTCAAAAGCCGTCGAAGGATGGGATGCCGATCATGATGGAACGCGCAGATCAACGAAGGGACTACAAGGAGCGGATCGCAGGGGCGTTCCGGATTCGGAAGGAGCGGGTTCTGCTGGTTCCGTCGCTGGCCAGACACCAGATAGCGATCACGCGGCTCACCTCCGAGCCGGGCTCGCCAGACCGGGTGATGAGGCTGACGTCTGAACAGGCGTTTCTGCTGCTGGTCGATCTGGCTCCGATGCCTGGAGCACAGACGCCCGCAGGCGGTCTCGCCATCCTTGACCTGAGCCTTCAGGCAGAGTTGCATGTGCCTTCGGGGTCGGACCGCGTCATCTACCATCTCCCCCGGACGACCCTGAATGCGCTGGCGGATGAGTCCGGCATGCCCAGGATCGGTATGCTCCGCATGGTCGATCAGGTCGCCGATCCCGTGATCCGGCAACTAACGCAGATGATCCTGCCGTTTCTGGATCGGCCGGCAGACTGTTGCGATGTCGTGCTGGACAGCTTTCAACGAACCTTCTGCGGCTACGTCCTCAAGACTTACAGCGCTGGCCAGACGGTTGAGCTGCTGCAGGGCGGTCTTGCACCCTGGCAGAAGCGCCGCGTGCTTCAGCTTCTGCATCAGGATCTCGGCACGGCTCTGCCGCTGGTGAAGATTGCGAGCGAATGCAAGCTTTCGGTCAGCCAGATGACGCGCTCGTTCAAGAAATCCTTTGGGCATTCGGTCCATCGTTACCTGCTGCTGCAGCGCGTGGAGCGAGCCAAGGCGATGCTCTCGCATGGCATCGACCCACTGCCTGAGGTTGCGCTGCGGTCTGGCTTCTCCGATCAGGCGGCATTCAGCAGAACCTTTGGCGCGATCGTCGGGACCAGTCCCGGGCGTTGGCGCCGCGAGCGCTCGGTGCGGTCACGCGCCACCCATGCGAGTAGCTACGTGCAACTGGCACGGCATGAGTCTACAACTGAGTTTGCGCCCCCGGCCTGTTGATCCCGAATCATCGAAAGGCAAGCGATGAACAACGCACATCCGTCAGCAAAGCAAGACAACCTCGGAACGCCGCGCACCAAGGCGGAGCTTTTGTTCCTGATGGGATCGATGCAGGATCTGGTCTGCCATCTCCTCATGAGAAATCAACAGCTCCGCATGGCACTCCAGAAGCGGGAGTTTGAGATTTGTACGATCGATGACTCCGCCGCGTAAAGGATGCGCGGACTAAATCTGCAGGCTGAGGTTCGCGGTCAGGGCTTCAAGCTCTTCATACCGAGCCACGGTATTGCGGGCGTACTCGCTGTGACGGCTGTCTGCCAACAACCCCGGCTCCAGCAGTTGTCTGACGTCCTCGATGCGGATGGCTTTCTTCTCCACAACAGCCTCGGCCATGGCGGTCATGTTGTTCGCAAGATGATGCCTTAAGGCTCGGAGCCCGGGATCGGTGAACAGGCTGTGGTCTGAACCCTCATGCAACACCGCAAGCTGATTCCAGAAGAGAGCAACGGCAGTTACTGCGGCTGCCATAATCGTGTCGCCGGACTGGATATGTTGTTCCAGCTCAGCTCCAAACTCATAGGCCACGGAGCCGTTTGCGCTGCGCAATCCGGTCAGCGTCTTGCCTACCTGATCGCGGAGTACATCTCCGTGGCGCAGCGCGTCAGCGCGATGCTGGGTGGAGTTCAGCGTCTCCAACAGGTCCACCCCAAGCCGCAATACGGAAGCCAGGTTACGCCGCATGACGGTCACGGTCCGGACCGGCCAGAGCAGGTCGAAGACGAAGGCCATCAGGGCCAGCGCGATGAGGATTCCCATGAACCGGTCGCGTGCGGGTGCCAGCTCGGTGGGCGCGCTGAAGCCGGTGAAGGCCACGCTGAAGAAGGCGAACGCGATCTGCAGCCCGATGTAGTTGAACTTGGGTCCAGCCGCGACCCACGCGGCGATGAAGGAGACACACGCGGTCAGCACCACCAGGGACGTGATCGAATCCATATGCGGGAAGAGCAGGGAGGTTGAGCCAATCCCAAGAATCAGTCCACCGATGATTGCGCCAAAGACGCGAAAGATCAGCTTCTGCTTGATCGCGCCAGTGCTGCTGAGTCCGGTGACCAGCACGGTCGTCACACAGGTGGAGATGCCGGGCCAGTGGAGCGCATGGTAGAGGATGTAGCAGAAGGTGGCGCACATGCTGATCTTCAGCGCGAAGGCGACTGAGTCCGGACTCCGCACTGCACCCGGAATGAAGAACGGCACCTTGTGCGACGGCAGCGAAACAAGCTCGCGGTTGTTGACCTCAGGTCCGCTCATTGGCATGGTCATGATGGTGTGGATCATGTTCTCCACACGGCCCAGCAGGCTTCCGGTTTCAAACTCACGCCTCGCCAGATCTTTTTGGGGAAGCCGGAAGAAGCTTGGAGCAATCTCATGGCAATCCTCCGCCAGACGGGCGCACCGTTCACGCAGTTCGGGGTCGTCCACCGCGTAACTTTGCAATCCGAAGGCCGCCGAGATGTCCATCAACTGCGCCAGCATTGTGATCCGGGGCCTCGCCGCGATGGGCAGTGCGCCGGTGTCCAGATTGCGCTCCACAATGTCGTTGTAGAGCTGAATCATGCCGCTCTGGCCGGCGCTGGCCAGCCGCGAGACCTGAGTGGCAGCTTCAAAGCGCTTCGCCAACGGTGCCCCATCCGCGAACGCCTGGAACATCTCCGCAAGCGCGTGATAGCGAATGCGCCGCTGCTCCTGGAGCTGATCCGCCGGATTGCGGACAGCAAAGATATACTCCACCGCCACCGCGCATCCCAGCGAGATCGTGAATGTCCCGATGAGGTAAAGCGACGTCTTCACCAGGCGATCCGCCGGCGCATGCAACTCCCACAGCGAGATGACCGTGCAGAAGATCAGGCCGCCGCTGGGGCCGAGCGCAGGATAGTTCGTCGCCACCAGGATCATCGCGGAGATGAAGGTGACGATCACCACGCTCAGCAGCCGGGCCATCGGATCGTTGTCGAAGACGATGACGACCGAGAGCTCCAGAAAGATGATGAAGCAGATCTGTAGCAGGGAGATAAAGCTGGTGCGGAAGGAGATGGCGGGGCTGTCTCGGCCCACCAGAAACATGAAGTAGAGACCCAGCGAGATGAACGGCATCTGCAGTGTCTCCAGCAGCAGCAGCGCGATCACCGAGGCCAGCACGATGCGCAGTGTGCTGTGGAGCCGGCCTGGTACGGGTTGAAGGTCCTGCAGCAGCGCCTGGGCCCAGGTGGGCCTCGGCAGGAGCAGGCCTGCGGCAGGCGTCCGCGGCAGGGCGCTCACCGGCATCAGCGCACGACCGTTACAGCCGTGGCACCGATGCGGAACAGCTCAGGGTCCGGATCGTTCACCCGAATCCGCACCGGAAAGCGCGAAGAAAGGTGAACCCAGTTCAACGTGCGATCGATGTTGGGCAGCCCCCCGGCAACCGCGCCATCCTCAGGAAAAACACCGTATCCGATGCTCTCCACGATGCCATTGAAGCGCCGGTCCGGATGGCCCATCACGAACACATCCACATGATCGTTGAGGTGGATGTTCTTCAGCTTCGACTCGCGATAGTTGGCGATCACGTACCAGGTGCGCGTATCGATCAGCGTGAACATCGCCTGCCCGGGCCGTGCATACGCGCCCTGCGAGATGTTCATGTTGGTGACATATGCGTTGAACGGCGCGACCACCTTGGTGCGCTCCAGATCGAGCCGCGCACTATCGACCTTCGCAGCCTTGGATGGCCGCTGCGACACCAGCGTATCGACGGTATCGATCGCATGAATCGCCTGCCCCAGCCGGGCCTCGGACTCGTTCGCCTGCGCGGACGCCTCCACCTTGCGATGGCTCGCCTGCTGCTGCTGCGCCTGCGCTACATTCAATGCGGCGACGGCTTCATCGTAGCTGCCCTGCGCCACGCGAACCGTGGTGTTGGCCTGGTCGATCTGCTCCACCGTGACGTACTGCTTCTTGAGCAGCGGCTCAATGCGATGGAGATTGTTGGTGGCCAGCTTGAGCTGCGCATCCGCTGCCTCGACGCTAGCCTTCGCGCGTGAGACCGTCGCGGAGGCAACATCCACCGTGCTGCCCGCGGTCTGGATACCGGTCTGCGAACTGACGAGCGTCGCACGTGCAGCCTGCGCGGCGCTGGCCTGTGCGGCAATGTGCCGGCGCGCATCGATGATCTGCTGCTCCAGGTCGTCCTGGTCGGAGAGTGCCTGCTTGAGCGCGTACTCGTAAGGCCGCGGGTCGATGAGAAACAGCGGATCGCCCTGCTTGATGTACTCGTTGTCCCGGATCGGCAGATCGACCAGCCGGCCGCTTACCTCGGGCGCAATCTCAATGTAGTTGGCGCGAACGCTCGCGTCATCCGTGCGCGGATGAAGATCGGTCTGAGCGACCACGAGCCCCAGCGTCACCAGCGCGGCCACAGCCATACCGATGCCGAGGATGCGTCCCGCAAGCGCATGCGGCCTTTCTGCTGGTACAGGCGGTGTGGCTGGCGGAAGAGTTCCAGTCTGGTCTGTCTGAGGCATGGCTCACTCCTACCGAAAGAAAATCAGCCACATAAGGCTGGTGAAGAAGATAACGCTGCAGGGATAGAAGAGGGCCAGCGGGCCCACCTCGCTCTCCATCTTGAGGCGCACCAGGAAAACCCGGACCACGAACGACAGCGCAATCGCGATCGCAAGGCAAAGCATCCAGACCGGAAAGAAGCTGCCGATGATGTCGATGTTGGGTGCATGACCGCAGCCCGTCAGCAGCAGGCAGAGTCCGGTAAAGGCAGCTTGGCTGTGCCGTATGGGTTTCATTTTGCGGCACCGTCCTTTGGTTCAAGTTTGGTTGCGGGCGGTAGGCTGCGCAGCAGGTTCCCGGTTACGAACTCCAGGTCCACGGCCTCTAGAAAGAGTTGAGAGCGGGCTGAAACACCGGACAGCCGAGCCTGTGCAAGCTGGCGCTCTGCGGTCACCACGTCGATGAGGTTCTTGACCCCATACTTGTAAGCCTCCAGTGACGCGCCATACGACTCGTTCGCCGCCTCCATCAGCGCGACCGCAGCCTGCTGCTTCTTGAGCGCGGTGCGGAAGGCGATGTACGCGGTCCAGACCTCACGCGTCGCACGGTCGTGCCGTTCCGTGTACTCGTCCTGGGCCTGCCGCTTCTGTGACTGCGCCGACTCCAGCAGGTTACGCCGCGCGCCACCGTCGAAGACTCTCCACTCCACGCCAAGGATCGCCGACCAGGTGGGCTCGCTCGCCCGGCCCAGCGCGCCATAGTCCGCCGTGGGCCAGATAGAGGTCTGGGCGCCGCTTGCGGTCAGGGTGATGCGCGGCTTGTACGCGCCTTTGGCGACCTTGATCCGATCCTCCGCCGCCCGTATCTCCGCCGCCTGCGCGGCAAGATCCGGCCGCCCAGCCACCGCACGTTCGATCAGTTCCTCAATGGATACCGTCAGTGTTTCGGGCAGCGGTGCCTTGCTCATCGCGTCGATGTTGATGTTTGGCGTAGGCTCTGCACCCACCTGCTCGACCAACTCAACGCGAGCGATCTTCTCGTCGCCATCCGCGGACTCCATATCGAAGACATCCTGCGAGGTCTCCGCCTTCGCATTCAGCACGTCAGGAATGGTACTGCGCCCATTGGCGAGCTGCGCCTCGGCGGCATCCTGCGTCGTCTGCCCGGTCTTCAACGTCTCGCGCGTGGCCTGCAGCCGTTCCTGCGCGGTGAGGAGCCGGTAGTACGCCGTCGCCACCCGGAACGCCACCTCCTGGTTGGCCTGCACGAAGTTCGCGCCACCCACAATCTTGTCCGCCAGCGCCGCATCCACGCGGGCCGAACGGGTGCCGAAGTCGAAGAGCAGATACTGCAGGTTCAGCCCCGGCTGGATGATCGGGATCTCAACCATGTTGAAGCCCTGTGGCTCCAGCGACTTTGGAAACGGACTGATCGTGCGCTGGTCGCCGCCGATGGCCTGGAAGACAAGCAGGGGAAAGTATGCGCTCTTCTCAACGCCCAGCGCGTTGGCCCGCTGCTTGGCCTGCTCCCACGCAATGCGGGTGCGCGGGTTGTTGTGCTCCGCCAGGTCGATCAGCTCGGTCAGTGAGTACGTATGGTTCGGGTCCAGCGGCGCGACCGTGGCCACCGGAGTGTTCCGCGCGGTACAGTCGGCGGCAGCAGCCGGTGAAGGAGCCGTACCGGCGCAAGGGGCCTGCGCTGAGAGTGCCGGAGTCGAGAGGGTCAGAAGCAGAAAGGGAAGTGCGAGTCCAGCCGCCGCCCCGCGCGCCGCTACCGCGCACGCTCCTCGAAGGAGTGAGGAGTCATGAGGATCGTGTTGAGCCATCGAGCCGAGCATCAAAACAGGATCACCAATGAACTACAAGATGCAGCGAGGAGGAGTCCGTCTCCGCACAACGGTGACGCTCCTGCAAAAACATGAGAGAGCCAAACATCTGTTTCCGATACACGTTAGCCTAACGCGCCCGGCACCGGACGACAACACTCTTTCGGGCTACTGCTCTCGACCTAACTATAGTTCCAG is a window of Granulicella tundricola MP5ACTX9 DNA encoding:
- the secG gene encoding preprotein translocase subunit SecG, whose product is MSFLLYLLVALHVIVSLFLIGVVLLQTGKSADLAGAFGGQGSQTAFGPRGAANVLTKLTAYSTVIFMILSFSLTIMFSRTSSRDHSVLSGTPTQQSAPASKK
- a CDS encoding helix-turn-helix domain-containing protein, with translation MMERADQRRDYKERIAGAFRIRKERVLLVPSLARHQIAITRLTSEPGSPDRVMRLTSEQAFLLLVDLAPMPGAQTPAGGLAILDLSLQAELHVPSGSDRVIYHLPRTTLNALADESGMPRIGMLRMVDQVADPVIRQLTQMILPFLDRPADCCDVVLDSFQRTFCGYVLKTYSAGQTVELLQGGLAPWQKRRVLQLLHQDLGTALPLVKIASECKLSVSQMTRSFKKSFGHSVHRYLLLQRVERAKAMLSHGIDPLPEVALRSGFSDQAAFSRTFGAIVGTSPGRWRRERSVRSRATHASSYVQLARHESTTEFAPPAC
- a CDS encoding FUSC family protein; the encoded protein is MPVSALPRTPAAGLLLPRPTWAQALLQDLQPVPGRLHSTLRIVLASVIALLLLETLQMPFISLGLYFMFLVGRDSPAISFRTSFISLLQICFIIFLELSVVIVFDNDPMARLLSVVIVTFISAMILVATNYPALGPSGGLIFCTVISLWELHAPADRLVKTSLYLIGTFTISLGCAVAVEYIFAVRNPADQLQEQRRIRYHALAEMFQAFADGAPLAKRFEAATQVSRLASAGQSGMIQLYNDIVERNLDTGALPIAARPRITMLAQLMDISAAFGLQSYAVDDPELRERCARLAEDCHEIAPSFFRLPQKDLARREFETGSLLGRVENMIHTIMTMPMSGPEVNNRELVSLPSHKVPFFIPGAVRSPDSVAFALKISMCATFCYILYHALHWPGISTCVTTVLVTGLSSTGAIKQKLIFRVFGAIIGGLILGIGSTSLLFPHMDSITSLVVLTACVSFIAAWVAAGPKFNYIGLQIAFAFFSVAFTGFSAPTELAPARDRFMGILIALALMAFVFDLLWPVRTVTVMRRNLASVLRLGVDLLETLNSTQHRADALRHGDVLRDQVGKTLTGLRSANGSVAYEFGAELEQHIQSGDTIMAAAVTAVALFWNQLAVLHEGSDHSLFTDPGLRALRHHLANNMTAMAEAVVEKKAIRIEDVRQLLEPGLLADSRHSEYARNTVARYEELEALTANLSLQI
- a CDS encoding efflux RND transporter periplasmic adaptor subunit, giving the protein MPQTDQTGTLPPATPPVPAERPHALAGRILGIGMAVAALVTLGLVVAQTDLHPRTDDASVRANYIEIAPEVSGRLVDLPIRDNEYIKQGDPLFLIDPRPYEYALKQALSDQDDLEQQIIDARRHIAAQASAAQAARATLVSSQTGIQTAGSTVDVASATVSRAKASVEAADAQLKLATNNLHRIEPLLKKQYVTVEQIDQANTTVRVAQGSYDEAVAALNVAQAQQQQASHRKVEASAQANESEARLGQAIHAIDTVDTLVSQRPSKAAKVDSARLDLERTKVVAPFNAYVTNMNISQGAYARPGQAMFTLIDTRTWYVIANYRESKLKNIHLNDHVDVFVMGHPDRRFNGIVESIGYGVFPEDGAVAGGLPNIDRTLNWVHLSSRFPVRIRVNDPDPELFRIGATAVTVVR
- a CDS encoding YtcA family lipoprotein, which gives rise to MKPIRHSQAAFTGLCLLLTGCGHAPNIDIIGSFFPVWMLCLAIAIALSFVVRVFLVRLKMESEVGPLALFYPCSVIFFTSLMWLIFFR
- a CDS encoding TolC family protein, whose product is MLGSMAQHDPHDSSLLRGACAVAARGAAAGLALPFLLLTLSTPALSAQAPCAGTAPSPAAAADCTARNTPVATVAPLDPNHTYSLTELIDLAEHNNPRTRIAWEQAKQRANALGVEKSAYFPLLVFQAIGGDQRTISPFPKSLEPQGFNMVEIPIIQPGLNLQYLLFDFGTRSARVDAALADKIVGGANFVQANQEVAFRVATAYYRLLTAQERLQATRETLKTGQTTQDAAEAQLANGRSTIPDVLNAKAETSQDVFDMESADGDEKIARVELVEQVGAEPTPNINIDAMSKAPLPETLTVSIEELIERAVAGRPDLAAQAAEIRAAEDRIKVAKGAYKPRITLTASGAQTSIWPTADYGALGRASEPTWSAILGVEWRVFDGGARRNLLESAQSQKRQAQDEYTERHDRATREVWTAYIAFRTALKKQQAAVALMEAANESYGASLEAYKYGVKNLIDVVTAERQLAQARLSGVSARSQLFLEAVDLEFVTGNLLRSLPPATKLEPKDGAAK